Below is a genomic region from Actinomyces weissii.
CGGGCGCGTGGACGCCTCCCTGGCCGCCGAGCTGCAGGCGGCCGCGCAGCAGTCCGGCCCGGCGCAGCCCGGCCGCTGAGCGTGCCGGTGAAGCAAGGCGCACAAGCATGACCGTGCAGCAGGCTGGCAGCGCCCTGGACCAGGTGGAAGCGGCCCTGCAGGCCGCGGTCAAGCAGCTTGGCGGCGAGGCCCGGCCCGGGCAGGTACGCATGGCCCGGCGGGTGGCCGAGGTGCTGGAGACGGGAGAGCACCTGCTGGTGCAGGCGGGAACCGGTACCGGGAAGTCCCTGGGCTACCTGGTACCGGCAATGGTGCACGCCGTCAGCAGCGGCGAGCGCGCCGTCGTCTCCACCGCCACCCTGGCCCTGCAGCGCCAGATCATGGTCAAGGACGCGCCCCTGGCCGCCGACGCCGTGGCCCAGGCAAGCGGCACCAGGCCCTCCGTGGCCCTGCTAAAGGGCTGGCAGAACTACGCCTGCCTGCACCGGGTGGAAGGCGGCTACCCCGAGCAGGAGGACCCCGGCTCCCTGTTCTCCGCCGCCAGCGCCACCACCCGACGTGCCGGGGCCGGGGCCACCGCCAGCCTGGGGGAGCAGGTGGTGCGCCTGCGCGAGTGGGTGCAGCAGACCAGCACCGGGGACCGCGACGACCTGGTACCAGGAGTCTCTGACCGGGCCTGGGCCCAGGTGTCGGTCACCCGCGCCGAGTGCCTGGGCCCCACCTGCCCCCTGCGCTCCGAGTGCTTCCCGGAGCGGGCACGCGCCGCCGCGGCCGAGGCTGACCTGGTGGTCACCAACCACGCCATGCTGGGGGTAGCGGCCTCCGGGAACAGCGCCGTGCTGCCTGAGCACCAGGTGCTGGTGGTGGACGAGGCCCATGAGCTGGCGGACCGGGTGCGCTCCCAGGGGACCGTGGCCCTGTCCGCCGCCCTGGTAGCCCGTGTGGCTGCTACCGCCCGCCGTCTGGCCGGGGTGCTGGTCGGTGAGCTGGAGGAGGCGGGCCAGGCCCTTCAGGCGGCGCTCGCGGCCCTGCCCGACGGGCGGCTGGCTGAGGGGCTGCCGGAGGCGCTGCGCTCCGCCCTGGTGCTGGTCGACGCCGCCGCCCGGCAGGTGCTCACCGAGGTGCGGGACAAGGCCAAGGAGAACGGGCCCGCCGGGGAGCAGGCGGGCAGCCTGGCCATCGCCCGCACCGCCGTCAGCGACCTGGTGGACGCCGTCGAACGCATGAGCGGGGACTCTGTGGCCCTGCGCAAGGACGTGGCCTGGTGTGAGCGCCCCAACCGGGGGCAGGACCCGCCGCGCCTGGTGCTGGCCCCCATCGAGGTGGCGGGCTCGGTGGCCGACTCCCTGCTGGAGGGGCGGGCCGCGGTGCTGACCTCCGCCACCCTCCAGCTCGGCGGCAGCTTTGAGCCCATGGCCCGGCAGCTGGGGCT
It encodes:
- a CDS encoding ATP-dependent DNA helicase, which gives rise to MTVQQAGSALDQVEAALQAAVKQLGGEARPGQVRMARRVAEVLETGEHLLVQAGTGTGKSLGYLVPAMVHAVSSGERAVVSTATLALQRQIMVKDAPLAADAVAQASGTRPSVALLKGWQNYACLHRVEGGYPEQEDPGSLFSAASATTRRAGAGATASLGEQVVRLREWVQQTSTGDRDDLVPGVSDRAWAQVSVTRAECLGPTCPLRSECFPERARAAAAEADLVVTNHAMLGVAASGNSAVLPEHQVLVVDEAHELADRVRSQGTVALSAALVARVAATARRLAGVLVGELEEAGQALQAALAALPDGRLAEGLPEALRSALVLVDAAARQVLTEVRDKAKENGPAGEQAGSLAIARTAVSDLVDAVERMSGDSVALRKDVAWCERPNRGQDPPRLVLAPIEVAGSVADSLLEGRAAVLTSATLQLGGSFEPMARQLGLTLSPRPWDGMDVGTPFDYARQGILYTPTHLPRPRQGVSQEALEEMLALAVASGGGMLGLFSSRRGAEEAAALLRERTDLPVYAQGEDQLPSLVAAFAQDDAACLVGSLSLWQGVDVPGRTCRLVVMDRIPFPRPDDPVAQARAEAVDAAGGNGFMSVSATQAALLLAQGAGRLIRRVEDRGVVAVLDPRLRTARYGSYLARTMPRLWPTSEREVVLGALRRLGRS